One genomic segment of Helicobacter enhydrae includes these proteins:
- a CDS encoding DNA-directed RNA polymerase subunit omega: protein MRIEEIAAKALEKVGNDRYMLSSLIFARTKELSNGAKPLVDMDLKIHKLADIAMHEIAEEKITLASIEPIKG, encoded by the coding sequence ATGAGAATTGAAGAAATTGCAGCCAAAGCATTAGAAAAAGTAGGAAATGATCGCTATATGCTCTCAAGCCTTATCTTTGCTAGAACAAAAGAATTGAGCAATGGAGCCAAACCTCTTGTTGATATGGATTTGAAAATCCACAAACTTGCAGATATAGCAATGCACGAGATTGCCGAAGAGAAAATCACTCTTGCTTCGATTGAGCCAATCAAAGGTTAA
- a CDS encoding RelA/SpoT family protein, translated as MVTFLQELQEIDTLEDSLEVLNATATITPSIQKAIDFSIQAHQGQTRKSGIPYVIHPICVASIVAFYGGDEAMICASLLHDVVEDTHFSLQEVRDGFGDEVAEIVDALTKIVELRDENIPSGISDAKILASALSFRKVLLASIQDVRAIFVKICDRLHNMLTLDALDEKKQIKISEETLVVYAPIAYRLGIASIKNELEDRSFYYIFKEEYHKIQTLLKENALVFNGKLAEFVEKLQTLLFEIGLTQEDFEIQSRLKRPYSIYLKMQRKGVGIEEILDLLAVRVILKEKIDCYKVLGAIHLQFKPIISRFKDYIAIPKENGYQTIHTTIFDASSIFEVQIRTQEMQKSAEYGLAAHWKYKMGNQISLDWLNIEYKDQNIGEFYELIKSDLYREDIAVFSPRGDIYSLPSGSVALDFAYAVHTELGDNAVEAYINHQKSSLLERLNSGDIVRIITGERNGMRCSWIPLVQTAKAKNKIRISCQNKLKAVENKITIQILATLFNQKHAKIEQMLQQHNINNLLHLNITQFKEAVVKLLTSMRRKSSLFARLRFLNWAIKEYLFDNIKILSHKYVDGILHDYCCYPKQGDEILGILDNQKVIIHHKLCEKVKITETTKMLYVTWAEQNKAKYKIIAMLEDRRGSLAKFLLDLAKYDCNLLNISYKGYKDQLLVHFEIIVEIENKEVKELKNFVLHRYNIVEFQNIKDAYQ; from the coding sequence TTGGTCACTTTTTTACAAGAACTCCAAGAGATTGACACACTTGAAGATTCTCTTGAAGTTTTAAATGCGACTGCCACTATCACCCCATCCATCCAAAAAGCGATTGATTTTTCTATCCAAGCTCATCAAGGACAAACACGCAAAAGTGGTATCCCCTATGTCATACATCCCATTTGCGTAGCCTCGATCGTGGCTTTTTATGGGGGAGATGAGGCGATGATTTGTGCTTCCCTATTGCACGATGTGGTGGAGGATACGCATTTTTCACTTCAAGAAGTGAGGGATGGGTTTGGAGATGAAGTCGCAGAGATTGTCGATGCACTCACCAAAATCGTAGAGCTTAGAGATGAAAACATCCCATCAGGAATCTCTGATGCCAAAATCCTCGCCTCCGCCCTATCGTTTCGCAAAGTCTTGCTTGCTTCGATTCAAGATGTGCGTGCGATTTTTGTAAAAATCTGCGATCGTTTGCACAATATGCTCACCCTAGATGCCCTAGATGAGAAAAAACAGATCAAAATTTCAGAAGAAACCCTTGTAGTCTATGCTCCAATCGCCTATCGCTTGGGGATTGCTTCTATCAAAAACGAATTAGAAGATCGTAGCTTTTATTATATTTTCAAAGAGGAATACCACAAAATACAAACGCTTTTGAAAGAAAATGCCCTAGTGTTTAATGGCAAGCTTGCCGAATTTGTAGAAAAATTGCAAACCCTACTCTTTGAGATTGGGCTCACACAAGAGGATTTTGAGATCCAATCACGCCTCAAGCGTCCCTACTCGATCTATCTCAAAATGCAGAGAAAAGGCGTGGGGATCGAAGAGATTTTGGATCTACTTGCCGTGCGTGTCATTTTGAAAGAAAAAATCGACTGCTACAAGGTGCTAGGTGCCATCCATCTCCAATTTAAGCCCATCATCTCAAGATTTAAAGACTATATCGCCATCCCCAAAGAAAACGGCTATCAGACGATTCATACCACTATCTTTGATGCAAGTTCTATTTTTGAAGTGCAAATCCGCACGCAAGAAATGCAAAAGAGTGCAGAATACGGATTGGCGGCTCATTGGAAATACAAAATGGGCAATCAAATCTCGCTAGATTGGCTCAATATCGAATACAAAGATCAAAATATTGGAGAGTTTTATGAACTGATCAAAAGCGATTTGTATCGCGAGGATATTGCGGTGTTTTCTCCTAGAGGAGACATCTACTCTCTACCCTCTGGCTCTGTGGCACTCGACTTTGCCTACGCAGTGCATACAGAGCTAGGAGATAATGCAGTTGAAGCCTACATCAATCACCAAAAATCAAGTCTTTTGGAGAGGCTCAATAGTGGAGACATTGTCCGAATCATTACAGGAGAGAGAAATGGTATGCGATGCTCATGGATCCCTTTGGTGCAAACTGCAAAGGCTAAAAACAAAATCCGTATCAGTTGCCAAAACAAGCTCAAAGCCGTAGAAAACAAAATCACCATACAGATCCTTGCGACTTTGTTCAATCAAAAACACGCCAAGATCGAGCAAATGCTACAACAACACAATATCAACAATCTCTTACATCTCAATATCACCCAATTCAAAGAAGCTGTGGTCAAGCTCCTCACCTCAATGCGTCGCAAATCCTCGCTTTTTGCACGCCTACGCTTTCTAAACTGGGCTATCAAAGAATATCTATTTGACAACATCAAGATTCTTAGCCACAAATATGTGGATGGGATCTTGCATGATTATTGTTGTTACCCCAAACAAGGCGATGAGATCCTAGGGATTTTGGACAATCAAAAAGTCATCATCCACCACAAACTATGTGAAAAAGTGAAAATCACTGAAACGACAAAAATGCTCTATGTCACTTGGGCAGAACAAAACAAAGCCAAATACAAAATCATCGCAATGCTAGAAGATAGGCGTGGTTCTCTTGCAAAATTCCTATTGGATTTGGCAAAATATGACTGCAATCTTTTAAATATCAGCTATAAGGGTTACAAAGATCAACTTTTGGTGCATTTTGAGATTATCGTAGAGATTGAAAACAAAGAAGTCAAAGAACTCAAAAATTTTGTTTTACATCGATATAACATAGTAGAATTTCAAAACATAAAAGACGCTTACCAATAA
- the tyrS gene encoding tyrosine--tRNA ligase: MKEKIQEALQEIKRGSSEIIGEEYITHLLQRFFQTQERFVLKAGFDPTAPDLHLGHSVLLRKLATLQKYGADVYFLIGDFTARIGDPTGKNQTRKPLSQEEVFANAQTYQEQVFKLLDPAHTKIIFNSQWLNELGSVGMIELTSKFSVARMLERDDFAKRHSQNQSISLVEFIYPLLQGYDSVQLKSDIELGGNDQKFNLLVGRTLQRAYEIGKEQSVMMMPLLEGLDGVQKMSKSLNNYIGITEEADQMYAKILSISDTLMWRYYELLSAKPLSEIQHLQQAVQNGDYHPKTAKEDLAYEIVQTYHDTHQAEIAKANFNRVFANNEIPQDLPIFSFDTEMWICQALKESKMCDSTSQARRDIASGALKINQQKCLDAQLQLVSGTYIVQIGKRKFSKFIIKG, from the coding sequence GTGAAGGAAAAAATACAAGAGGCACTGCAAGAAATCAAGCGTGGAAGTAGTGAAATCATCGGTGAAGAATACATCACGCATTTACTCCAAAGATTTTTCCAAACTCAAGAACGCTTTGTCCTCAAAGCAGGTTTTGATCCCACAGCCCCTGATTTGCATTTGGGGCATTCTGTTTTGTTACGCAAACTCGCGACATTGCAAAAATATGGAGCAGATGTTTATTTTTTGATTGGGGATTTCACAGCACGCATTGGCGATCCAACGGGCAAAAATCAGACACGCAAACCCCTCTCTCAAGAAGAAGTGTTTGCCAATGCCCAAACCTATCAAGAACAAGTGTTCAAACTCCTAGATCCCGCTCATACCAAAATCATTTTCAACTCACAATGGCTCAATGAGCTAGGAAGTGTGGGGATGATTGAGCTCACTTCCAAATTTTCTGTGGCTAGGATGTTAGAACGCGATGACTTCGCCAAAAGACACTCGCAAAACCAAAGTATCTCTCTGGTAGAGTTTATCTATCCGCTTTTGCAGGGTTATGATTCTGTCCAACTCAAAAGCGATATTGAGCTTGGCGGCAATGATCAAAAATTCAACCTTTTGGTCGGACGCACCTTGCAAAGAGCCTATGAAATCGGCAAAGAGCAATCAGTGATGATGATGCCTTTACTTGAGGGGCTTGATGGGGTGCAAAAAATGAGCAAAAGCCTCAACAACTATATCGGAATCACCGAAGAAGCCGATCAAATGTATGCCAAAATCCTAAGCATTTCAGACACTTTGATGTGGAGATATTATGAGCTTTTGAGTGCCAAACCACTCTCAGAGATCCAACACCTCCAACAAGCAGTGCAAAACGGAGACTATCATCCAAAAACTGCCAAAGAAGACTTGGCTTATGAAATCGTGCAAACCTATCACGACACACACCAAGCAGAAATAGCAAAAGCAAACTTCAATCGCGTTTTTGCCAACAATGAAATCCCTCAAGATCTCCCCATATTCTCTTTTGATACAGAGATGTGGATTTGTCAAGCCCTCAAAGAATCCAAAATGTGTGATTCGACCTCACAAGCAAGGAGGGATATTGCTTCAGGGGCTTTGAAAATCAATCAACAAAAATGTCTAGACGCTCAGCTCCAACTCGTATCAGGCACCTATATCGTGCAAATCGGAAAACGCAAATTCAGCAAATTCATCATTAAGGGATAA
- a CDS encoding nitronate monooxygenase — MQLKPLKIGKHIIKHPIFQGGMGVGISWDNLAGNVSKEGALGIISCVGTGYYNKMQFVEKLVGSKPFETINFYSKKALNEIFKNARKICGNNPLGANILYAINEYGRVVRDACEAGANMIITGAGLPTNMPEFTKNFPDVALIPIVSSAKALRVICKRWEQRYKKIPDAVIVEGPLSGGHQGFSYEDCFKEENRLQNIVPQVAQEVKNWGEFPIIAAGGIWDRQDIDEIISLGASGVQMATRFLGSYECDAKFYRELMPTITQDDIELIKSPVGYPARAIKTGVIARLKEGNAAKVRCVSNCVSPCHRGVEAKAVGYCIADSLGAGYLGDAHNGLFFTGANGYRIKKIQSVKDIIAELTQDQ; from the coding sequence ATGCAACTCAAACCACTCAAAATCGGAAAACACATCATCAAGCACCCTATTTTTCAAGGCGGTATGGGAGTAGGGATCAGCTGGGACAACCTCGCAGGAAATGTTTCAAAAGAGGGGGCTTTGGGGATCATCAGCTGTGTGGGGACAGGGTATTACAACAAAATGCAGTTTGTAGAAAAACTCGTAGGCTCCAAACCCTTTGAAACAATCAATTTTTACTCCAAAAAAGCCCTCAATGAGATTTTCAAAAATGCACGCAAAATCTGTGGCAACAATCCATTGGGTGCCAACATCCTCTATGCGATCAACGAATACGGGCGTGTCGTGCGGGACGCTTGTGAAGCAGGTGCCAATATGATCATCACAGGTGCTGGACTTCCAACCAATATGCCCGAATTTACCAAAAACTTCCCTGATGTCGCACTCATTCCTATCGTTTCATCAGCCAAAGCACTAAGAGTGATTTGCAAACGCTGGGAGCAACGCTACAAAAAGATTCCTGACGCTGTGATTGTCGAGGGTCCTTTGAGCGGAGGACATCAAGGGTTTAGCTATGAGGATTGCTTCAAAGAGGAAAATCGTTTGCAAAACATCGTCCCGCAAGTCGCTCAAGAAGTCAAAAATTGGGGAGAGTTCCCCATCATCGCAGCAGGTGGTATCTGGGATAGGCAAGACATCGATGAAATCATCTCTCTAGGTGCAAGTGGAGTACAAATGGCGACAAGATTTTTGGGGAGCTATGAGTGTGATGCCAAGTTTTATCGAGAATTAATGCCCACGATCACACAAGATGATATTGAGCTTATCAAATCCCCTGTAGGCTATCCTGCAAGAGCTATCAAAACAGGAGTGATCGCGCGTCTCAAAGAAGGCAATGCGGCAAAAGTGCGTTGCGTGAGCAACTGCGTTTCTCCTTGTCATCGCGGAGTGGAAGCCAAAGCTGTGGGCTATTGTATCGCAGATTCTTTGGGGGCGGGTTATTTGGGAGATGCACACAATGGGCTTTTTTTCACAGGAGCTAATGGATACAGAATCAAAAAGATTCAATCCGTCAAAGACATCATCGCCGAACTCACGCAAGATCAATGA
- a CDS encoding N-acetylmuramoyl-L-alanine amidase family protein produces the protein MRGIIALTLLLLSLLGAGQPLKVIQLTPFGTDNLKITFNQPISAKDIRQTQLSPSKTSLEISAILIPKGKTFHFDDKRDIRVLQMSKKTIKIILSSHKPLSYTLDFKDKNLYIRLSPNGTKPQKPTPPPTSKTPKTPKTPKTPKKPKKSVMIDAGHGGKDCGAMGVYKVCEKVITLKIALLLQQELKKRGYTTYMTRTKDVYIDLRKRTHLANLKNADLFISIHANSVPKTSSHQANGIETYFLSTARSEKARRVAEIENRDNIEVMTYFSKQSFLNALNTHRLIASNKLAIDIQRGILKSLKPSYPSATDGGVREGPFWVLAGALMPSVLVEVGYLSHLKEGKKITQYAYQLKLAKGIADGIDDYFAKNQ, from the coding sequence ATGAGAGGAATCATCGCCCTAACCCTGCTTCTCCTCTCATTGTTGGGGGCAGGACAACCGCTCAAAGTCATACAGCTCACGCCCTTTGGCACGGATAATCTCAAAATTACTTTCAATCAACCCATATCCGCCAAAGACATACGCCAAACACAACTCTCTCCCTCCAAAACTTCCTTGGAGATTTCTGCGATTTTGATTCCCAAAGGCAAAACTTTTCACTTCGATGACAAACGCGATATACGCGTTTTGCAAATGTCCAAAAAAACAATCAAAATCATTTTGAGCTCCCACAAACCCTTGAGCTATACCCTAGATTTCAAAGACAAAAACCTCTACATCAGATTGTCTCCAAATGGCACCAAACCCCAAAAACCCACACCCCCTCCAACATCCAAAACGCCCAAAACGCCCAAAACGCCCAAAACGCCCAAGAAACCCAAAAAAAGCGTGATGATTGACGCTGGACACGGAGGCAAAGATTGCGGTGCGATGGGAGTTTATAAAGTCTGTGAAAAAGTCATCACACTCAAAATCGCCCTACTCTTGCAACAAGAACTCAAAAAGAGGGGCTACACCACCTATATGACACGCACCAAAGATGTCTATATCGATTTGAGGAAACGCACCCATTTGGCAAATCTCAAAAACGCTGATTTGTTTATCTCTATCCACGCCAATTCAGTCCCCAAAACTTCATCACACCAAGCCAACGGGATTGAGACCTACTTCCTCTCAACTGCTAGAAGTGAGAAAGCACGGAGGGTGGCAGAGATTGAAAATCGCGACAATATCGAAGTGATGACCTACTTCTCCAAACAATCTTTTCTCAATGCACTCAACACACATCGACTGATTGCAAGCAACAAACTAGCCATCGACATCCAACGCGGGATACTCAAATCCCTCAAGCCCTCATATCCAAGTGCCACAGACGGAGGGGTGAGGGAGGGTCCTTTTTGGGTTTTGGCAGGGGCTTTGATGCCCTCTGTGCTTGTCGAAGTCGGCTACCTCTCACATCTCAAAGAAGGAAAAAAAATCACCCAATACGCCTATCAACTCAAACTTGCCAAAGGGATTGCTGATGGGATTGATGATTACTTCGCCAAAAACCAATGA